TCACGTCTCAATGCAGCTTGTTCTGGTGTGTCTGTGGTGGCGATGTCGTCAGGGAGGAGTTTGCCCAGCAGGTACTCCGCTGTGCTTCTCCATCCTTTTGTCATCACCCCGTCATCCTGTCTTggcgttcccagaaccagtgggctcttgATTTTTTCGGTCACGATCTTATAAGGTTCCCCCCATATGTTAAGTTGTGTCTGTCTTGCTATATAGTCATTCCATTGGTCCTTTCTAGTCTTATTTAGTTCTTGTTTGTATCTGTCCTTGGCAAGCCGGTATTCATGTAGTCTTACTTGTCTTTCTCTGTCCGAGATTGCCCTTTGGTAGAGTCGGCGTTTGCGTCTGGTGTCCTGCTTGAGTTGTGTTAGGTGTGCGGTCCAAGGGATGGTCTGTTGTTTTGTTTTGCATGATGTGGGGATACAGGTGTTCTGTATGTGTGTGATGATTTCTGTTAGCTTGTGTGCTCTGTAGTCAACACTGCCTTTGATGTTCTGCAGTGATTGTTCCTGTATCTTGTGTCTTACTGTGTCCCAGTCTGTCTTATGGAAGAGCAGTCTTCGGGGTTGTGTTGCAATGTTGTTGTCTGCTGTCTTCTGTAGAGTTAGTGTGATAACATTATGGTCACTCATGGTGATGTGGTCGTGCACCGTCCAGTCTTGTATGTAGGAGATCGCAGCGTTATTTGCAAGGGTGATGTCTATGTTGGATGAGGAGCCGTCATGTCCTGTGAATGTTGGATGGTGAAGTGTCGAATtcatgttgggttgggttgttttgggaaggagaccagacagcgaggtcatcggtctcatcggattagggaaggaagtcggccgtgccctttcaaaggaaccatcccggcatttgcctgtagcgatttagggaaatcacggaaaacctaaatcaggatggccggacgcgggattgaaccgtcgtcctcccgaatgctagtccagtgtctaaccactgcgccacctcgcacggtaaaTTCATGTCTATTGCGCGTGGACATGTCCAGTGCATGTGAAGCGCGATAAGCATGAACCCGACGCTTTGCatgaagatgacgagtaggaaacttgtcgaaacgttggTGCAGAGCGACACCTGATAACCCGGGAAatctacaaggtgcattcaagttctaaggcatccGATTTTGGAAAGAGAGAgcgaaacatgcgcattgttttaaaatgaggccgcgttcattgtcaatacgttccagagatggcagcaccgtacggcagatggaattttatcgccagcggcgagaatgtgaactgttttaaatacttaaaatggcgacgttttccttacttgaacagcgtgcaatcattcgttttctgaatttgcgtggtgtgaaaccaattgaaattcatcgacagttgaaggagacatgtggtgacggagttatggatcTGTCGAAAGTGCGttatgggtgcgacagtttaatgaaggcagaacatcgtgtgacaacaaaccgaaacaacctcgggctcgcacaagccggtctgacgacatgatcgagaaagtggagagaattgttttggggtatcgccgaatgaatgttgaacagatcgcctccagagttggcatttctgtgggttctgtgcacacaatccttcatgacgacctgaaaatgcgaaaagtgtcatccaggtgggtgccacgaatgctgacggacgaccagacggctgcccgtgtggcatgttgccaagcaatgttgacgcgcaacgacagcatgaatgggactttcttttcatcggttgtgacaatggatgagacgtggatgccatgtttcaatccagaaacaaagcgccagtcagctcaatggaagcacacagattcaccgccaccaaaaaaatttcgggtaaccgccagtgctgaaaaaatgatggtgtccacgttctgggacagcgagggcgtaatccttacccattacgttccaaagggaactacggtaacaggtgcatcctacgaaaatgttttgaagaacaaattccttcctgcactgcaacaaaaacgtccgggaagggctgcgcgtgtgctgtttcaccaagacaacgcacccgcacatcgagctaacgttacgcaacagtttcttcgtgatagcaactttgaagtgattcctcatgctccctactcacctgacctggctcctagtgacttttagctttttccaacaatgaaaaactctctccgtggccgcacattcaccagccgtgctgctattgcctcagcgattttccagtggtcaaaacagattcctaaagaagccttcgccgctgccatggaatcatggcgtcagcgttgtgaaaaatgtgtacgtctgcagggcgattacgtcgagaagtaacgccagtttcatcgatttcgggtgagtagttaattagaaataaaatcagaggccttagaacttgaatgcacctcgtatatcgtaGTTTCAacctttttgtgatttttttctcccAGGGATCTGCTAACGTTTCGAAACGCACTGTATGTGTGTGGCCACTGTTGATTTCGCGCACGATCCGTGTGAGCGTCTGCGTGCTGTGGATGCTGAAAGAGAGAAGCGTGATGCGACTGTGGTCAGGAGCATCGCAGAACCTCGCGTACACGCGCGCTGAGTGGGCGGCAGGTGCGGGCAGATCCTGCGGAACAGGTTCCGCCTCCTGACTCGGATGGCTCCCGTTGGCGCCATAAACTGCTGTTCTGCCTCAATAATTAGTTTATGGCTCGCAGCCATCTCTAATTTGGCCCGAAACATACCTGCGTGATTTAGAACCACCAGTCTCCAGGAAGACCCACTAGCTAAGTAAGTTGACGCTAGTAAACGATCACTATACGTTCACGATGGCGTAATTAATGATTCCAAATAAAGCAAATGACAGTCTGTACCTGTTTAATACACAATTTAAGGGTAAACTATTTGCGAGTGTCACGTCATGCATAACGCAGAGGCGAAAGAAATCGTGTCATTCTACTTTCGTAATTACGGCATTCCTTAAACGAAGCACTTTTGTAGACGAACAGCACTACTAAAAgcagaaagtgaaaataaaaacgtACAACCAAAACTACAAACGAGAATGTGATTTTTGTTTGCTCCTGAACAGAGACGTAGTTGGGAACCGAAATAAATTACACAATCTCATAAGAAAAAACCAGATACATTGAAAACTTTCAGTGTACAAGAATCAGTTACTATTTTCTACACCAACGTATCTAGTGACTGACGTGCAGCGATTCCTTCCTGCTCTAAACTTCTCCAGCCGATATCAGCGAATATATTTTCGTCTGTAGACTGTAAATATCGTCCGCCTCTGTAGTCATTGGCCATTGTATTGAGTGACTGCATACAACAAATGTTGCTATGTACAGTGTTTGCTTCTGAATGTCATTAAGATCGAAACTGGCATTTCACACATAAAGAAATTTAAAGCATTTCAGACATTTCATCGCGATTGTAAAACCATGCAAAAAAGCTAACTGGGATGAGAGGGCGTTAAATTCAGCGTTCTTTCTTCTGGCCACGTGAGGTACACAGTAAGGCAATGGAGCTGTTTTCAGAAGGACTGGGTTCCAAATCCCTGTATGGACGTCCAGATTCAAGATTCTGTGCGGTTTTCCCTAAACATTTCTGTAGAACGGCGGTATCCTTTTCTAAATATGGCCTCAATCATTTTGTAACGActtacagctgctgctgctgctgctttcacgTTTCCGCTCCGTTTGATGGCTCCCGCCTGACTGGAATTGCGCAGTCCAAAAACCTAAAACTCAGAAGTTCTCAATGTCAACGTAGTCTTCGTGTTCACGAGAACTGACATGCGGTGCTGGAATATCACATCAGAGAGCAAGAACTCACATTTCATGTTGATGGTGAGTAGCACCAGAATGAGAAAAATTCAGTTGTTGGACATTTTTCATCTCTCCAGCCACAAAACTTAAGAGCAGATGCATTATTGTGATAGTTCTCATGGGCCATCTCATCTTCCCAGTCTCCAAGTTGGTAAACAATACCACATTCTTTGCATTGAGTTGCTACAAATTTCTTCTGCCCGGCATCAATTTGGTACTGATCATTTCCAACCATCTGCCATTTTCTTTTCCTACTGGCATGATCCTTTTTCAAAGCTGGTGTCATACTGCTATACTTCTGTGTGTGGTCCTGATAGAAAATTGGATACAATTTAACATCTTTATCCACATTCTGAGTTGCAACAGAAGCACTAGTGCAATTGGCCTGCATTCCAACCTCCCCCTCATTACCACACACCTGTAGGCCTGTAATACTGCTGGGTGTTGTGCATGCAAAAGTACTGCAGGTAGTATCCAATTCTAAGTTTTCTATAACTTGTGGACTCAAAATGGCACCAGCATTTAAATTTCCTTGTTGCCTAGGAGATGGCTGTTGTTTTGAGGCACAAGAAGCAATATGGTTTTCagttacatccaaacagtcatcagCAACAGTAATATTTTGAATATCTGTGCCACATGCCTCTTTGGGGCCATCTGTGTCAAGGCAGTCAAGGATAGCATTAACAGTATCACTGACTTTGTCTTGAAGCATATCTTGTGGTGTATCATCAACATCCATAGGCTCAAAAATGATATTCGGTCTTTTTTGTGCTGAAGGGTTGCCTTTCAAAACTGTGCtttgtttttttatttccttcttagGAAGAAGGAATTTTCCATGCCTCACTTCCACCTTCACATTGTTCTCCATTGTCACTGTTGCCTTCTTGCTGATATGCAATGTTCGATTGGTCTtaaaaaatttctttgtaggatCTGGAGGAGGAGTTGGAATTTTTTTAGGAGATGGTATCTTTTTTGTGGGAGTAATTTGTGAACTCTGTGAAGCTGTGCTGGGGGCTCCCCTTAGTAGCTGTTGTGAACCCTGCTTCACCAAGGGAGTATCAGAGAGAGCTTTAATTCTGTCACTTGGCATAATTTTTGGTATTTTCGGGAATGGTTTTATTGTCACACTTTTTTTCTTAGGTTTAGGTTTTTTAATACCATGTCTTACACCTACATTTATTTCTCCAAGCCTCATTCTCTTTGATAGTTTTGCTTTCTTTGCTTTTGGCTTATTCGAACTTGTGCTGCGGTGTCTTTTTGTAGTTTCTATACTTGATGAGCGACTTCTTTTAACGCCTCCAAAGAAAGTAAACTT
The genomic region above belongs to Schistocerca americana isolate TAMUIC-IGC-003095 chromosome 7, iqSchAmer2.1, whole genome shotgun sequence and contains:
- the LOC124623066 gene encoding N-acetyltransferase eco-like, with amino-acid sequence MPVFKTVDTFSSVPNPPSSSGCQAKLVQVQPIILEKNKSDINGSSNSGEVEVPVKQTKSVKYLSSDNKENEFSTSKIRNSDLFIQPTSFYKSTRAEINNKESTITENNIASNKFTFFGGVKRSRSSSIETTKRHRSTSSNKPKAKKAKLSKRMRLGEINVGVRHGIKKPKPKKKSVTIKPFPKIPKIMPSDRIKALSDTPLVKQGSQQLLRGAPSTASQSSQITPTKKIPSPKKIPTPPPDPTKKFFKTNRTLHISKKATVTMENNVKVEVRHGKFLLPKKEIKKQSTVLKGNPSAQKRPNIIFEPMDVDDTPQDMLQDKVSDTVNAILDCLDTDGPKEACGTDIQNITVADDCLDVTENHIASCASKQQPSPRQQGNLNAGAILSPQVIENLELDTTCSTFACTTPSSITGLQVCGNEGEVGMQANCTSASVATQNVDKDVKLYPIFYQDHTQKYSSMTPALKKDHASRKRKWQMVGNDQYQIDAGQKKFVATQCKECGIVYQLGDWEDEMAHENYHNNASALKFCGWRDEKCPTTEFFSFWCYSPST